The DNA window AATTTGAAAAAGCAGAATCGCCAATTTTAGTCACGCTGTTCGGTATAGAAACAGATGTTAGTTTTATACAGTCGCTGAATGCGCTGTTACCTATATTAGTTACACTGTTTGGAATAGTATAGCTGGTATTGGTCTTTGCATTTGGAAAGGCTATCAGTGTTGTATTATTTTTATTGAATAAAACACCTTCAACAGTATTATAACCAGGGTTTTCACTTGAAACGGTAATTTCGGTTAAGCCGGAGCAGCCTTTAAATACTTCATTACCAATAGAGGAAACACCTTTAGGAATTGATATTGAAGTTAATCCGGTGCAATAGTGAAATACCTGATAACCAATTTTAGTAACACTCTCGGGTATTGTAAAAGAGGTTAAGCCTGTGCAATTATGAAAAACAAGATCGCCAACAGAAGTAACACTGTTTGGAAGAGTGATTGAGGTCAGCTTGTTCAGGTTATAAAACATACAGTTAGATATCACATTATTTGCGGTGTAGCAATTGTTGTGATCATTAGAGTGATCATCGAAATAGTAATAATCGCCCCCGCTTACTATTTTTGCATCACTCAAATTAAGTTTGTTAAGTTTCCCATCAGTACTATTATCCAGATAATCGCGCCCTGCCATTTCACGGATGAATCTTATATCACTACCATTAATGTTCCCCGATAAAGTAAGGTCTGTTATTAAGAATTTCTTCGAAGCAGGAATTATAGAACTTAACGTTCCGGCAGTTTCTACGTTAATGCTTATAGGTAGTACGTTTTGTCCTTGCAAGTTAAAACCGAAGGATAAGCATAAAATTGCCAATAAAGATTTTAGAGTAAAATGCTGTTTCATAATCTACCATAATTTTAGTTTAACATTCAAATTAAAAAAGCAAATAATTATAGTTTGTCTATATTTTATTAATAACTATACGAATGTTAATATTATAGTAGGCGAGCTCTGAAATATAGCTAATCTAAATGGTATTTATCCTATTATCTTTTTATTAGTGCAAATCTATAGATTAAAATTTGTTTATAAAAATAAATGCAAAAGAATCTTAATTGGAATCATTCCTGAAAATTTTAAATGCTTCCTATTAAATAAAAACTTGTTATAAAACATTCTTTATTTATCAATAAGCCGATTCAAAATCAACAAATAAAGGTTATATTTATGCAATCTTTAATTCCTGGATTTAAAAATGAAAATGAAAGTTGGACTAATAGGATTTGGAAAAGCTGGGAAAGCTGTTGCCAATGTTATACTTCAAAGCAATGAATATTCTTTGGAGTGGGTGTTAAGGCGAAGTACTATTTTGGAACATAGACATGTGCCGGAGTTCCTTGGAATTGATTCGAAAGAGCTAGGATTAATATTTTCAACATCCAGCATTGAAATAGAAGAATTGCTAAGCAAACATCCTGTAGATATAATTATTGATTTTTCTTCCAGTAATGGAATTTATAGTTATGGAAAGGCTGCAGCTTCAAGGAAAATTATCATTATTTCGGCTATATCTCATTATGATGAGGAAGAAAAGCAATTCTTGTCAGAACTTTCTTCAAAGACTATTGTTTTCTGGAGCCCCAACATTTCATTGGGAGTTAATTATTTAATGTTTGCTGCAAAACTTCTGAAAAAAATAGCTCCATGGGTAGATATTGAAATTATAGAGGAACATTTTAAAGGAAAGCCAGGTGTGTCGGGTACTGCAATCAAGTTGGCTAAAGAATTAAATTTGGAAGAAACCGAAATCAGCTCCATAAGGGCAGGAGGCATTGTAAGCAAACATGAAATTATTTTCGGTTTTCCATATCAAACGGTAAGATTAATACATGAAGCTATATCCAGAGAAGCGTTCGGAAAT is part of the uncultured Bacteroides sp. genome and encodes:
- a CDS encoding dihydrodipicolinate reductase C-terminal domain-containing protein, whose translation is MKMKVGLIGFGKAGKAVANVILQSNEYSLEWVLRRSTILEHRHVPEFLGIDSKELGLIFSTSSIEIEELLSKHPVDIIIDFSSSNGIYSYGKAAASRKIIIISAISHYDEEEKQFLSELSSKTIVFWSPNISLGVNYLMFAAKLLKKIAPWVDIEIIEEHFKGKPGVSGTAIKLAKELNLEETEISSIRAGGIVSKHEIIFGFPYQTVRLIHEAISREAFGNGVLFVADNLADKKEGFYTFEDLLTPYFAN